In the genome of Xyrauchen texanus isolate HMW12.3.18 chromosome 33, RBS_HiC_50CHRs, whole genome shotgun sequence, one region contains:
- the slc16a9b gene encoding monocarboxylate transporter 9b has protein sequence MSTGNTKKAPDGGWGWTIVMASFMGQLLAYGSPQSVGVLYPEWLNTFQDSKGMTAWVGSLVSGVGLIASPICSACVVNFGARPVTIFSGVMVSGGLMLSAFAPNVQFLIFSYGIVVGLGCGLVYAATVTITCQYFDKRRGLALGIVTTGTSIGGFLYATAQNEFIALFGLDGCLLLIGCFALNIIPCAGLMRPLNLPSYYLKQRAALAEKAEEKVLEKAPVVEDPIKKNQSVTNVLITGETKKSPAYEKRLHVVLMQFLKKKQKVYSEYLHSTGELLKNRVFSAMCLSLFFYCLGAYTPLLFLEDLAQSEGLIDGISTIPLVSIMSIAAGVGKLLLGIMMDIRWMNSIFLYAFTLLGTGVALLMIPVTKNYAGLQVISAVLGFFSGNWSVVPYMTTKVIGMDRLTEAYGILMFFCGFSIMLGPPIAGWIYDWMHSYDLAFYFSGSFVLLGGACLFLSALSCWNKNQEEPNTPVEEYTDEFDAVATVA, from the exons ATGAGCACTGGGAACACAAAGAAAGCCCCAGACGGTGGATGGGGTTGGACCATTGTGATGGCCTCTTTCATGGGCCAGCTCCTGGCCTATGGCTCGCCCCAGTCTGTGGGTGTGCTTTACCCCGAGTGGCTCAACACCTTCCAGGACAGCAAAGGCATGACAGCATGGGTTGGCTCTCTTGTGTCTGGAGTTGGACTCATTGCTA GTCCCATTTGCAGTGCCTGTGTTGTGAACTTTGGGGCCAGACCTGTGACCATCTTCAGCGGGGTTATGGTCTCTGGTGGGCTTATGCTTAGTGCTTTTGCACCCAATGTTCAGTTTCTCATATTCTCCTATGGGATAGTTGTTG GACTGGGCTGTGGACTTGTATATGCTGCTACTGTAACCATCACCTGTCAGTATTTCGACAAGAGACGTGGTCTTGCTCTTGGCATTGTTACAACAg GTACAAGTATTGGAGGTTTTCTTTACGCCACTGCACAGAATGAGTTCATTGCACTCTTTGGACTTGACGGCTGCCTTTTGCTTATTGGTTGTTTTGCACTAAACATCATCCCGTGTGCTGGACTCATGAGACCGTTGAATCTTCCTTCCTACTACCTCAAACAGAGAGCAGCACTGGCCGAGAAGGCAGAGGAAAAGGTCCTTGAAAAGGCCCCTGTTGTGGAGGACCCCATCAAGAAAAATCAGTCCGTCACCAACGTGCTGATCACAGGAGAAACAAAAAAGTCTCCAGCTTATGAGAAGAGACTCCATGTAGTGTTGATGCAGTTCTTGAAGAAGAAACAGAAAGTGTATTCTGAATATTTGCACTCGACAGGAGAACTGCTGAAAAACAGGGTCTTCTCGGCTATGTGCTTGTCTTTGTTTTTCTACTGTCTGGGAGCGTATACACCGCTTCTCTTCCTGGAGGATCTAGCCCAAAGTGAGGGTTTGATCGATGGTATCAGCACCATCCCTCTGGTCTCAATCATGTCCATTGCGGCTGGAGTGGGGAAGCTTCTGCTGGGCATCATGATGGACATCCGCTGGATGAACAGCATCTTTCTCTACGCCTTCACTCTGCTGGGAACTGGGGTGGCTCTTCTCATGATCCCTGTCACCAAGAACTATGCTGGACTACAGGTCATCTCAGCAGTGCTGGGATTTTTTTCCGGTAACTGGTCTGTCGTACCATACATGACCACTAAGGTTATAGGAATGGATCGTCTGACAGAGGCATATGGGATATTGATGTTCTTCTGTGGATTTAGTATAATGCTTGGACCACCAATCGCAG GCTGGATTTATGACTGGATGCACTCTTATGACCTGGCTTTCTACTTCAGTGGAAGCTTTGTGCTGCTGGGAGGAGCTTGTCTTTTCCTGTCCGCTTTGTCTTGCTGGAACAAGAACCAGGAAGAACCCAACACACCAGTTGAAGAATACACTGATGAATTTGATGCAGTGGCTACTGTGGCCTGA